GCTACAACGAGTTCGAGAACCTCCGCATCGCCGGGGTCCGCCTCGCCGACATGCGCGGCTACGCCTACGACCGCCGCGACGTCACCGGCCGCGGGCTCGCCAACGCCTACGCGCAGACGCTCGGCACGATCTTCTCCTCCGGCGGGGAGAAGCCCTACGAGGTCGAGATCTTCGTCGCCGAGATCGGCGACGCGCCCGCCGACGACCAGATCTACCGGCTCACCTACGACGGACAGGTCGCCGACGAGCACGGCTTCGCCGTCATGGGCGGGGCGGCCGACGTCGTCGCCGGCCACCTGCGCGAGCACTACCAGCCCGGCGCGTCCCTCGACGACGCCCTGCGCCTCGCGGTGGCCGCGCTCGGCCACAGCGAGACCGACGACCGGGTCATCCCGGTCGAGGACCTCGAGGTCGCCGTGCTCGACCGCACCCGCACCCAGCCGCGCAAGTTCCTGCGCCTGCGCGAGTCCCGGCTCGCCGAGATCCTCGGCCACCGCGAGGCCGAGACCGCCGCGGAGGCCGGGCAGGCACCGGTGGCGCCGGTCGCCCCGCCCAAGGCCTGAGCGAGCCCCGGCTCAGCGCAGGTTGAGCCCGGGCCACCGCGCCGTGGGCGTCGTGGGGATGCCGCTGAGCCGACGCCGGTAGCGCACCGACGGCGCGAACTCGTCGAGCGCCGTCCACAACCGCTGGTGGGCGGCCCAGGGGAGCGGGCCGGTGGGGCGTACGTTGCCGTCCGGGCCGAACTCGTGCCACGCGGCGCCGAAGCCGATCCACACCGGCGTCCAGCCGGCCGCGTCGTCCCAGGCACCCTGGCGCTGCTCGACCATCCGGCGGCGCAGCTGGAACTCCAGCCGCGGGCCGTCGACGACGACCGGGGCCGTGCGGACGGGCCACAGCCACAGGTCGTCGGTCATCACCCGGAGCTCGAGGTCGGTGACCACCGTCGGGTCGGCCAGGACCGTCGCGACGAGGTGCCGGGCTGCCATGTCCCCACGCTCACCCGACGGGCTGCACCCCGTCAAGAGCGTCCTCGAGGGCGTCATCGGCGCGGGCCGCGCGCCGGCGCTCGACCACACCTGACCCGAACGTGAGCGCCGCGGCGGCGACGCCGATCCACACCCGCGGTCGACGGACGCCGCGGGCGGCGAGGCTGCGCTCGACCCACGCGTCGGCCGCCTGACCGCCGCGGCTCCCCGCCGCGGTCAGCACGCCGACCCCGCCCGCGATCGCGGCGACCACGGCGGGCGACGGACGGTCCTCCCCGGGGCCCTGCCCCGACCTCTGCACGCCGACGGCCGTCGCGGCGGCCGCCAGGACCGCGAAGCCACCGTGGATCGCCCACTGGGTGCGCCGGCTCGCGCGGTGCATCGGGAAGAGGGTCGTGATCAGGCCCGTGCCGACGGCCGTCGCGACGTCGGTCGGCCAGTCGGTGCGTGTCGGCTGCTGCATGCGGGCAACCTAGCGGCGCACCCAAGCCGATCGCGGCGCGCCGGGTGGGATTTCGACGCGGTTCCGGGGGCAGGTGTGGCTCGCGGTCCTAGGGTGGGTCCATGGACCGTCGGATCTTCGGGATCGAGAACGAGTACGGCGTCACGTGCACGTTCAAGGGCCAGCGTCGGCTGAGCCCCGACGAGGTCGCGCGCTACCTGTTCCGCAAGGTCGTGAGCTGGGGCCGCTCGTCCAACGTGTTCCTGCGCAACGGCGCCCGTCTCTACCTCGACGTGGGCAGCCACCCCGAGTACGCCACCCCGGAGTGCGACGACGTCGTCGAGCTGGTCACCCACGACAAGGCGGGCGAGCGGATCCTCGAGGGCCTGCTGCTCGACGCCGAGAA
Above is a genomic segment from Nocardioides okcheonensis containing:
- the prcA gene encoding proteasome subunit alpha, which codes for MSMPFYVSPEQLMKDRADFARKGIARGRSVVAIHYADGVLFVSENPSQALHKVSEIYDRIAFAAVGRYNEFENLRIAGVRLADMRGYAYDRRDVTGRGLANAYAQTLGTIFSSGGEKPYEVEIFVAEIGDAPADDQIYRLTYDGQVADEHGFAVMGGAADVVAGHLREHYQPGASLDDALRLAVAALGHSETDDRVIPVEDLEVAVLDRTRTQPRKFLRLRESRLAEILGHREAETAAEAGQAPVAPVAPPKA